From Fluviicola sp., the proteins below share one genomic window:
- a CDS encoding DUF2891 domain-containing protein: MKFLTVTFLFLATLASAQEISLTEAKRLLSLPMKCIQKEYPNKLGQVLNERGDLKSPAELHPSFYGCFDWHSSVHGHWLMVKILSKYPELATDSVLLLLRTNLSKANIQKEIESFGVKNNGSFERTYGWNWLLKLQLELENWEHPAGKELSANLEPLSDLFCKKYIDFLPKLNYAIRSGDHINTAFGLTFAYDYALAHSNDSLKNVIEKRARDFYFNDKNYPLHLEPSGYDFLSGGFEEIDIMRRILSKDEFKKWLKQFAPQLFSKKFALEPGKVSDRSDGHLVHLDGLNFSRAWCLYGITKTLPELKHLNAIADQHIRTSLPNIVDGDYMGEHWLASFALLALLSK, translated from the coding sequence ATGAAGTTTTTGACCGTAACATTCCTTTTCCTTGCAACACTTGCTTCCGCGCAGGAAATTTCACTGACAGAAGCAAAAAGATTGCTGAGCCTTCCCATGAAATGTATTCAAAAAGAATATCCGAACAAATTGGGACAGGTTTTGAATGAAAGAGGAGATTTGAAATCGCCCGCCGAGCTTCATCCTTCATTCTACGGTTGTTTCGACTGGCACTCTTCCGTTCACGGCCATTGGCTCATGGTAAAAATACTCAGCAAATACCCCGAACTGGCAACCGATTCGGTATTGCTGCTGCTGCGGACCAATCTCAGCAAAGCTAATATCCAAAAGGAAATCGAATCTTTCGGTGTAAAGAATAACGGATCTTTTGAACGCACTTACGGCTGGAACTGGCTGTTGAAATTGCAATTGGAACTCGAAAACTGGGAGCATCCGGCGGGAAAAGAACTGAGCGCAAACCTGGAGCCCTTATCCGATCTGTTTTGCAAAAAGTACATCGACTTTCTGCCGAAACTGAATTATGCCATTCGTTCCGGAGATCACATCAATACAGCTTTCGGGCTGACTTTCGCTTACGATTACGCACTGGCACATTCGAACGATTCCCTGAAAAATGTCATTGAAAAACGCGCGCGGGATTTCTATTTCAACGATAAAAATTATCCGCTCCATTTGGAGCCAAGCGGTTACGATTTCCTTTCGGGAGGTTTTGAAGAAATAGACATCATGCGAAGAATCCTGTCCAAAGACGAGTTTAAAAAGTGGCTGAAACAGTTCGCCCCTCAATTATTCAGCAAGAAATTCGCACTTGAACCCGGAAAGGTTTCCGATCGTTCGGACGGCCACCTGGTACATCTGGACGGATTGAATTTCAGCAGAGCCTGGTGTTTATACGGAATTACGAAAACATTACCGGAATTGAAGCATTTGAATGCCATTGCGGATCAGCACATCCGGACATCCCTTCCGAACATTGTAGACGGGGATTACATGGGCGAACACTGGTTGGCGAGTTTTGCTTTGCTGGCTTTGCTTTCTAAGTAA
- a CDS encoding UvrD-helicase domain-containing protein codes for MNSDVSKPFLIVNASAGSGKTYNLVRNYLRLLLSENDDRAEISQIMAMTFTNKASIEMKSRIMSDLNKLANGKEESTAYLEEIAGFVGTTPEAIRSRARVVLRKILHQYEDFNVMTIDKFNLRLIRSFARDLDLPETFEISLDDTLILEKAIDELLSNIDAKNQTKLYQLALNFAKSNLEEENDWNLKKILLSKAKVLTNEGYFQIIRTLSKTDFNKEQLELWKLQFKAEKEELLIRLNSLNRLLLETGVDANAFAGKTTTFNPIIFNLKLPAEPIPFLKDSKRTDANLKNILKTIEEGKETQFSPAYVDFLRFIAEKSPYWIELDFKIQQFHLLSILKELALSMDDIRNKESIIRVSEFNKLVAELVQNEDAPFIYERLGSRFNHFFLDEFQDTSRLQWLNIVPLIHNSLGGNYFNFIVGDPKQSIYRFKNGVAEQFIALPEIYNPEEEPSIKLRSQFFQKMGIVEGLEDNWRSAAEIVNFNNLFFEELLQFMPESGQEFYKHLKQNPKGKKGGYVELLMNPQKDLDTAKFTNSQLLKWVQQCIADGYKPHEICVLGRKKRDCNQYANFLKSRGYQIVSSDSLLVNSDQYVQLAICYCKWKVNRFDFQRAMQFAYFYFEILDKEDAFETYGACFWVDAADSKSYFSEQLFFENSRLNEDFLDASFQNIYSLLVDFLMLVGLDSIENTYLQQLLDLAYQFDMSNGPDLMEFINYYEKNRSKFSVQLSENEQAIQIMTAHKSKGLEFPVVIIPSFNFFSEGNNNDSFLMEINDHIIETKMSKFESAIPAIQIEAEKEDAAQKMDAINLLYVAFTRPQDRLYALNLKGSRNSFYDKFNTILTTLFPETPQENGFHLKYGEAPEIKHHSRKNTSDYSPLSIRNFLWFPEISIQSTKEQEEDSLTMEQRIGKQFHFIMEKSHSKETAFSALKTGLLKGEIEQDFEEKLTILLEEAFENQLLVSLFEAGKHLNERTLIFDSKTRLRPDKLIVSDEQTIVIDFKTGEKSDKHVKQVLGYMTVLKEIGMQSIKGYLYYSGGAGLVEIPMENPQLF; via the coding sequence ATGAATTCGGATGTAAGCAAGCCTTTTTTGATCGTAAACGCTTCTGCCGGAAGTGGTAAGACGTACAATCTGGTGCGTAATTATTTGCGTTTGCTGCTCTCTGAAAATGACGACAGGGCCGAAATCAGTCAGATCATGGCAATGACTTTCACCAACAAGGCAAGTATCGAGATGAAATCGCGGATCATGAGCGATTTGAATAAGCTTGCCAACGGAAAAGAAGAGTCAACGGCTTACCTGGAAGAAATTGCCGGTTTTGTAGGTACAACTCCAGAAGCAATCCGTAGCAGGGCGCGGGTAGTCCTCCGGAAAATCCTGCATCAGTATGAAGATTTCAATGTGATGACCATTGACAAATTCAATCTGCGGCTGATCCGTTCTTTTGCCCGTGACCTCGATTTACCCGAAACATTCGAAATTTCACTGGACGATACGCTGATTCTTGAAAAAGCGATTGATGAATTGCTCAGCAATATTGACGCGAAGAATCAAACGAAGCTCTACCAGCTTGCCTTGAATTTCGCAAAATCGAATCTGGAAGAAGAAAACGACTGGAACCTGAAGAAAATCCTTTTGTCGAAAGCCAAAGTACTGACCAACGAAGGGTATTTCCAGATCATCCGGACTCTTTCCAAAACAGATTTCAATAAGGAACAGCTGGAACTCTGGAAACTGCAGTTCAAAGCAGAAAAAGAAGAACTGTTGATCCGTTTGAATTCGCTGAACCGTTTGCTCCTGGAAACAGGTGTGGACGCCAATGCTTTTGCTGGGAAAACCACCACCTTCAATCCGATAATTTTCAATCTGAAACTGCCTGCGGAACCAATTCCTTTCCTCAAAGACAGTAAACGCACCGACGCCAATCTGAAGAATATCCTGAAGACAATTGAAGAAGGAAAAGAGACGCAATTCTCCCCTGCTTATGTGGATTTTCTGCGTTTCATTGCGGAAAAAAGCCCTTACTGGATTGAATTGGATTTCAAAATTCAACAGTTCCATTTGCTTTCCATTCTGAAAGAACTGGCGCTCAGCATGGACGATATCCGCAACAAGGAATCCATTATCCGTGTAAGTGAATTCAACAAACTGGTTGCTGAATTGGTTCAGAATGAAGATGCTCCGTTTATCTATGAGCGTTTGGGTTCCCGGTTCAATCACTTCTTTCTGGATGAATTCCAGGATACTTCGCGCCTGCAGTGGCTGAATATTGTTCCGCTGATCCACAATTCCCTGGGAGGAAACTATTTCAATTTCATTGTCGGCGATCCGAAGCAATCCATTTACCGGTTTAAGAACGGTGTAGCAGAGCAGTTTATCGCTTTGCCTGAAATTTACAACCCGGAAGAAGAACCCTCCATCAAACTGCGTTCGCAATTCTTTCAGAAAATGGGAATCGTGGAGGGTTTGGAGGATAATTGGCGTTCGGCAGCTGAAATCGTCAACTTCAACAACCTGTTCTTTGAAGAATTACTGCAATTCATGCCGGAAAGTGGTCAGGAGTTTTATAAGCATCTGAAGCAAAATCCGAAAGGCAAAAAAGGCGGTTATGTGGAATTGCTGATGAATCCGCAAAAGGATCTCGACACCGCCAAATTCACAAACAGCCAATTATTGAAATGGGTGCAACAATGCATTGCAGACGGATATAAACCACATGAAATCTGCGTTTTGGGACGAAAAAAACGCGATTGCAACCAATATGCGAATTTCCTGAAGTCGCGCGGGTACCAAATCGTTTCTTCCGACTCCCTGTTGGTAAACAGCGATCAGTACGTGCAATTGGCTATCTGTTATTGCAAATGGAAGGTCAACCGTTTCGACTTTCAGCGCGCCATGCAATTTGCCTATTTCTACTTTGAAATCCTGGACAAAGAAGATGCGTTTGAAACTTACGGAGCTTGCTTTTGGGTGGACGCCGCTGACTCCAAATCCTATTTTTCGGAACAGCTTTTCTTCGAAAACAGCCGCCTGAATGAAGACTTTCTGGATGCCAGTTTTCAAAACATTTATTCCCTGCTGGTCGATTTTTTAATGCTGGTAGGACTGGATTCCATTGAAAACACTTACCTGCAGCAATTACTCGATCTTGCATACCAGTTCGACATGTCAAACGGTCCGGACCTCATGGAATTCATCAATTATTATGAGAAGAACCGGAGTAAATTCAGTGTTCAGCTCTCTGAAAACGAGCAGGCCATACAAATCATGACCGCTCACAAATCAAAAGGACTGGAATTTCCGGTGGTGATTATCCCTTCCTTTAATTTTTTCAGTGAAGGAAACAACAACGATTCGTTTTTAATGGAGATCAACGACCACATCATCGAAACGAAGATGAGCAAGTTTGAGTCCGCCATTCCCGCCATCCAGATCGAAGCGGAAAAGGAAGATGCCGCTCAAAAAATGGACGCTATCAACCTGTTGTATGTTGCTTTCACCCGTCCGCAGGATCGTTTGTATGCGCTCAATTTAAAAGGTTCCCGGAACAGTTTTTACGATAAATTTAATACGATCTTAACGACTTTATTTCCGGAAACTCCGCAAGAAAATGGCTTTCACCTGAAATATGGGGAAGCTCCGGAAATCAAACACCATTCGCGGAAAAACACTTCTGATTACAGCCCTTTATCCATTCGCAACTTTTTGTGGTTCCCGGAAATCAGCATTCAGTCGACCAAAGAACAGGAAGAAGACAGCCTGACCATGGAGCAGCGGATCGGGAAGCAATTCCATTTTATTATGGAAAAATCCCATTCGAAAGAAACTGCTTTTTCAGCTTTGAAAACAGGCCTTTTGAAAGGAGAGATCGAGCAGGATTTCGAGGAAAAACTGACTATTCTGTTAGAAGAAGCTTTTGAAAATCAACTGTTGGTAAGCTTATTTGAAGCAGGCAAACACCTGAACGAACGTACGCTGATCTTCGATTCCAAAACACGTTTGCGACCGGATAAACTGATCGTTTCGGATGAGCAAACTATAGTTATCGATTTTAAGACCGGGGAAAAAAGTGACAAGCACGTGAAACAAGTATTGGGTTATATGACAGTGTTGAAGGAAATCGGAATGCAGTCGATCAAGGGGTATTTGTATTATTCCGGTGGAGCCGGGCTGGTAGAAATTCCCATGGAGAATCCCCAACTGTTCTAA
- a CDS encoding T9SS type A sorting domain-containing protein has protein sequence MKNIRLKQFLIAGLLFLSGHTFAQQLPGIDSLKLIPANPTSNDALKVVCHTIFPYGGCQLNSIHAEQQGNDIFLSLDYTIGMITYICDRKDTIPIDNPGAGDFRLLVSITTNGQATVHDTDTLEFHIDPFLGIQEFTSGGFDVYPNPFHHELTFKTTFPVGKMELHAMTGKLVYSGEQLPENPPIDLSYLEQGIYMVTLTDPDGNAFTRRIVKQ, from the coding sequence ATGAAAAATATCCGATTAAAGCAATTTTTAATTGCAGGTTTACTATTCTTGTCCGGTCACACCTTTGCACAGCAACTTCCGGGCATTGACAGCTTAAAACTAATCCCCGCAAATCCAACTTCAAACGACGCATTGAAAGTAGTCTGCCACACTATTTTCCCTTATGGTGGTTGTCAGTTAAACAGTATACACGCAGAGCAGCAGGGAAACGACATTTTTCTGTCGCTGGATTATACCATCGGGATGATCACTTATATCTGCGACCGTAAGGATACGATCCCTATTGATAACCCGGGAGCGGGAGATTTCCGGTTGCTGGTATCTATTACTACAAATGGGCAGGCAACCGTTCACGATACAGATACCCTGGAATTCCACATCGATCCTTTCCTTGGAATTCAGGAATTTACTTCCGGTGGCTTCGACGTTTATCCCAATCCATTCCACCATGAGCTTACGTTCAAAACAACCTTCCCTGTCGGAAAAATGGAACTGCATGCCATGACAGGGAAGCTGGTTTATTCCGGGGAACAGTTACCTGAAAACCCGCCTATTGATCTGTCTTACCTGGAACAGGGAATTTACATGGTCACTTTAACAGACCCGGACGGAAATGCCTTTACCCGGCGAATTGTTAAACAATAA
- the pyrH gene encoding UMP kinase, with protein sequence MKYRRILLKLSGESLMGDKQFGIDNQRLSEYAKQIKEIHELGVEVAIVIGGGNIFRGVQAEEGGMDRTHGDYMGMLATMINSMALQAALESAGLQTRLQSAIEMKEISEPYVRRRAVRHLEKGRVVIFGAGTGNPYFTTDSAASLRAIEINADVILKGTRVDGIYTADPEKDPTATKFDTITFEDAYSRGLKVMDMTAFTLCMENDLPIIVFDMDTPGNLKRLMAGEQVGTIVKN encoded by the coding sequence ATGAAATACCGTCGCATTCTGCTCAAATTAAGTGGTGAATCCCTTATGGGAGATAAACAATTTGGAATTGATAACCAGCGGCTTAGTGAATATGCTAAGCAAATCAAGGAAATTCATGAGTTGGGTGTAGAAGTGGCAATCGTAATCGGTGGAGGAAATATTTTCCGCGGTGTTCAGGCCGAAGAAGGTGGAATGGACCGTACGCACGGAGATTACATGGGTATGTTGGCAACGATGATCAATTCCATGGCACTTCAGGCGGCGCTGGAATCTGCGGGTCTTCAGACAAGGCTTCAGTCGGCAATTGAAATGAAGGAAATTTCCGAACCTTATGTCAGAAGAAGAGCCGTGAGACACCTGGAAAAAGGCCGTGTGGTTATTTTCGGTGCGGGAACAGGAAACCCTTATTTTACAACTGATTCAGCGGCATCTTTGCGTGCCATTGAGATCAATGCAGATGTGATTTTAAAAGGGACTCGCGTAGATGGAATTTACACGGCAGATCCGGAGAAAGATCCGACCGCTACCAAATTTGATACAATCACGTTTGAAGATGCATACAGCCGCGGATTGAAAGTAATGGATATGACCGCTTTCACGCTTTGTATGGAAAATGACCTGCCTATTATTGTTTTCGATATGGATACTCCCGGAAATCTGAAGCGATTGATGGCAGGTGAACAAGTTGGAACAATTGTAAAAAATTAA
- the frr gene encoding ribosome recycling factor, with amino-acid sequence MTEELELIYDDLKSSNAKSLSHLESELTKVRAGKATPSMLSGVMVDYYGSPTPIQQVGNVNTMDARTLTVQAFERSMLNEIAKGILNANLGLNPQNNGEQLIIQIPLLTEERRRDLVKKAKAEGEHAKVGIRNNRKDAIDMVKSLKADGLSEDMTKDAENEIQNITNSFIKKVDDLVDLKEKDIMTI; translated from the coding sequence ATGACCGAAGAGTTAGAACTAATTTATGATGATCTGAAATCATCCAATGCGAAATCATTAAGCCACCTGGAAAGCGAATTGACGAAAGTGAGAGCCGGTAAAGCCACGCCTTCCATGCTTTCAGGAGTAATGGTGGATTATTACGGTTCTCCGACTCCGATCCAGCAGGTTGGAAATGTCAATACAATGGATGCACGTACATTAACAGTGCAGGCATTTGAGCGTTCCATGCTGAATGAAATTGCAAAGGGAATCCTGAATGCAAACCTGGGATTGAATCCTCAGAATAACGGGGAACAACTGATCATTCAAATTCCGCTTCTGACAGAAGAACGCAGACGTGATTTGGTAAAAAAGGCAAAAGCCGAAGGAGAGCACGCAAAAGTGGGTATCCGGAATAACCGAAAGGATGCTATTGATATGGTTAAAAGCCTGAAGGCAGACGGCCTTTCGGAAGACATGACCAAAGATGCAGAAAATGAAATTCAGAATATTACCAACTCTTTCATCAAGAAAGTGGATGATTTGGTAGATCTGAAAGAAAAAGATATAATGACGATCTGA
- the rplM gene encoding 50S ribosomal protein L13: MNTLSYKTVSANKETADKKWLLVDAEGHTVGRLASEVAKLVRGKHKPNFTPHADCGDNVIVINAAKVSFSGTKLENKEYVRYTGYPGGQRSLTAQELLQRSPERVIEKAIKGMLPKNTLGRQLYRNVKVYAGAEHKHEAQNPEAINLKANK, translated from the coding sequence GTGAATACTTTAAGTTACAAAACTGTTTCTGCTAACAAGGAAACCGCTGATAAGAAGTGGTTGTTGGTAGATGCTGAAGGCCACACAGTTGGTCGTTTGGCAAGTGAGGTAGCGAAGTTAGTACGTGGAAAACACAAGCCAAACTTCACACCGCACGCTGACTGTGGAGATAACGTGATTGTTATCAATGCAGCAAAAGTGTCGTTCTCCGGAACAAAATTGGAGAACAAAGAGTACGTTCGATACACTGGATATCCAGGAGGACAACGTTCATTGACTGCGCAAGAGTTATTGCAACGCAGCCCTGAACGTGTAATCGAAAAAGCGATTAAAGGGATGTTGCCAAAGAATACTTTGGGTCGTCAGCTTTACAGAAATGTAAAAGTTTATGCTGGTGCAGAGCACAAGCATGAGGCTCAAAACCCTGAGGCTATTAACTTAAAAGCTAATAAATAA
- a CDS encoding DUF2007 domain-containing protein: protein MGLITFKTFDNSIDAHILKIKLESEGITCFLFDENIVSVNPLYSNLVGGIKLKINEEDLVHAKNVVLELEQTPYTTDDEQVISCPKCQSTHIESGHKSMKSVGAVLSAIASFLLFIFPLYRKDVYKCLDCGNEFDVKKQQ from the coding sequence ATGGGACTTATCACTTTTAAAACATTCGACAATTCAATCGACGCTCACATACTGAAAATTAAGCTGGAAAGTGAGGGAATTACCTGTTTCCTGTTTGATGAGAATATTGTAAGTGTAAATCCGCTTTACTCCAATTTGGTAGGCGGAATCAAACTGAAGATCAACGAAGAAGATTTGGTGCACGCAAAAAATGTGGTCCTGGAACTGGAGCAAACTCCTTATACCACGGACGACGAACAGGTAATCTCCTGCCCGAAATGCCAGTCAACACATATTGAATCGGGGCATAAATCCATGAAAAGCGTTGGAGCGGTGCTTTCGGCCATTGCTTCCTTCCTGCTGTTTATTTTCCCGCTCTACCGGAAAGACGTGTACAAATGCCTGGATTGCGGGAATGAATTTGATGTAAAAAAACAACAGTAA
- a CDS encoding sigma-70 family RNA polymerase sigma factor: protein MEEHIEAFIKGDKKAFDRVYEKYAPSMLGVCMRYSNCRDDAQDILQEAFIKVYENCGKANPELPLGPWIKTITIRTAINLLKRQRKLVLKEDENFFESTVEIYDTENSSENKQLELLRLLNAMPAGYRTIFNLFVMDNLTHKEIAEYLEISEGTSKSQLTRARDWLKNNLEKKRNDERA from the coding sequence ATGGAGGAACACATAGAAGCATTCATCAAGGGCGATAAAAAAGCTTTTGACCGGGTATACGAAAAGTATGCCCCTTCTATGCTTGGTGTCTGTATGCGTTACTCCAATTGCCGGGATGATGCGCAGGATATTCTCCAGGAAGCGTTTATCAAAGTGTACGAGAACTGCGGAAAGGCCAACCCGGAATTACCGCTAGGCCCGTGGATAAAAACCATTACTATCCGCACAGCGATTAATTTATTAAAACGACAGCGAAAATTGGTTTTGAAAGAAGATGAGAACTTCTTCGAATCAACTGTTGAAATTTATGACACCGAAAACAGCAGCGAGAACAAACAACTGGAATTATTAAGGCTGTTAAACGCTATGCCGGCAGGCTACCGTACTATCTTCAACTTGTTTGTCATGGACAACCTGACTCACAAAGAAATTGCGGAATACCTGGAAATATCCGAAGGAACTTCCAAATCACAATTAACAAGAGCACGTGATTGGCTTAAAAATAACCTGGAAAAAAAAAGAAACGATGAAAGAGCCTGA
- the dinB gene encoding DNA polymerase IV, whose amino-acid sequence MENQAEERKIIHIDMDAFYASVEQMDNPELKGKPIAVGGSKLRGVVAAASYEARKFGVKSAMPSSTAARLCPDLIFVRPRFERYQEISAQIRAIFHEYTDLVEPLSLDEAFLDVTANKKGLPSATLLAKEIRDRILKEVGLTASAGISINKFTAKIASDVNKPNGQLTVGPDEVEAFLEKLPIERFFGIGKVTAAKMKELGVRNGKDLKKKSMTFLTQHFGKQGLHFYNIVRGIHRSQVKPDRIRKSFAVEHTYFSEIYSKHKIREKLEEIAVDLERRMEKRSIAGKCVSIKVKYADFTTQTRAKTITEYMWNKNDFFPLVESLLDHLEVEKPVRLLGISLSKLNTEDEEPDRNKQLTLQF is encoded by the coding sequence ATGGAAAACCAGGCAGAAGAACGGAAAATCATTCACATCGATATGGATGCGTTCTATGCTTCTGTGGAACAAATGGACAACCCGGAACTGAAAGGTAAGCCGATTGCTGTTGGCGGAAGCAAATTGCGTGGTGTGGTTGCAGCGGCAAGTTATGAAGCCAGGAAATTCGGAGTGAAATCAGCGATGCCAAGTTCCACGGCGGCACGTTTATGTCCGGACCTGATTTTTGTGCGCCCCCGTTTTGAGCGTTACCAGGAAATTTCTGCGCAAATCAGAGCTATTTTTCACGAGTACACGGATTTGGTAGAGCCACTTTCCCTGGATGAAGCTTTTTTGGACGTGACAGCCAATAAAAAAGGCCTTCCGTCGGCAACTTTATTGGCAAAGGAAATCCGTGATCGCATCCTGAAAGAAGTCGGGCTGACTGCCAGCGCCGGGATTTCGATCAATAAGTTTACGGCCAAAATTGCCTCAGATGTCAATAAACCGAACGGTCAGTTGACTGTGGGGCCGGATGAAGTGGAAGCTTTTTTAGAGAAATTGCCCATTGAGCGGTTTTTTGGAATCGGAAAAGTAACGGCTGCCAAAATGAAGGAACTGGGCGTGCGGAATGGCAAAGACCTGAAGAAAAAGAGCATGACTTTCCTCACGCAGCATTTTGGGAAACAAGGACTTCATTTTTACAACATTGTGCGTGGAATTCATCGCAGTCAGGTAAAGCCTGATCGCATCAGGAAATCCTTTGCTGTTGAGCACACCTATTTTTCGGAAATTTATTCCAAACATAAAATTAGGGAGAAGCTGGAAGAGATTGCTGTTGACCTGGAACGCAGGATGGAGAAACGTTCCATTGCGGGAAAGTGTGTCTCGATTAAAGTCAAGTATGCTGATTTCACCACCCAAACCCGCGCAAAGACCATTACAGAATACATGTGGAATAAAAACGATTTCTTTCCTTTGGTAGAATCATTATTGGATCATCTGGAAGTAGAAAAACCTGTTCGTTTGCTGGGAATCTCGCTTTCCAAATTGAATACGGAAGACGAAGAACCGGACCGGAACAAGCAATTAACACTTCAATTCTGA
- the rpsI gene encoding 30S ribosomal protein S9, with translation MEVVNALGRRKTSVARVYLMKGTGKMTINKRDYKEFFPVAILQGKVEQPFNLTDTLGQYDIKVNVAGGGINGQAEAIRLGISRALVEVSGDFKTLLKAEGLMTRDPRMVERKKPGQPKARKKFQFSKR, from the coding sequence ATGGAAGTAGTAAACGCATTAGGAAGAAGAAAAACTTCAGTTGCTCGTGTATACTTGATGAAAGGTACGGGCAAGATGACAATTAATAAACGTGATTACAAGGAGTTCTTTCCGGTAGCTATTTTGCAGGGGAAAGTTGAGCAGCCGTTCAACTTGACTGATACTTTAGGTCAGTATGACATTAAAGTAAACGTAGCAGGAGGAGGAATCAACGGACAAGCAGAAGCTATCCGTTTGGGTATTTCACGCGCTTTGGTAGAGGTATCAGGAGATTTCAAAACATTGTTGAAAGCAGAAGGTTTAATGACACGTGACCCTAGAATGGTTGAGCGTAAGAAACCAGGACAGCCGAAAGCACGTAAGAAATTCCAGTTCTCTAAACGTTAA
- the rpsB gene encoding 30S ribosomal protein S2 — translation MSKVNFDSLLEAGVHFGHLKRKWNPAMAPYIFDEKKGIHIIDLNKTIAHLDQACAAMKQIAKSGKKVLFVATKKQAKEIITDKISAINMPFVTERWSGGMLTNFQTTRKSIRKMVSIDKMKTDGTWETLNKRERLFKTRQRDKLEKTFGSIADMTRQPAAIFIVDILKEHIALAEAKRLGIPTFAMVDTNSDPRLVDFPIPANDDATKSIAIILDAICGSIKEGLDDRKATSTKDKDEAPAEEAAAKVEETKE, via the coding sequence ATGTCTAAAGTAAATTTTGATAGTTTATTAGAAGCGGGTGTTCACTTCGGACACTTAAAAAGAAAATGGAACCCGGCAATGGCGCCGTATATCTTTGACGAGAAAAAAGGTATCCACATTATTGACCTTAATAAGACAATTGCACATCTTGATCAAGCTTGTGCGGCAATGAAACAAATTGCTAAGTCGGGTAAAAAAGTACTTTTCGTAGCTACTAAGAAGCAAGCAAAAGAAATTATCACTGATAAAATTTCAGCGATTAACATGCCATTCGTAACTGAGCGTTGGTCTGGTGGTATGTTGACAAATTTCCAAACAACACGTAAGTCTATCCGTAAAATGGTGTCTATCGACAAAATGAAAACGGATGGTACATGGGAGACTTTGAACAAGCGTGAGCGTTTATTCAAAACTCGTCAGCGTGACAAACTGGAGAAAACTTTCGGTTCAATTGCTGACATGACTCGTCAACCGGCAGCGATCTTCATCGTTGATATCTTGAAAGAGCATATCGCATTGGCTGAAGCAAAACGTTTGGGTATCCCTACATTTGCAATGGTAGATACGAATTCTGACCCTCGTTTGGTTGATTTCCCTATCCCAGCGAATGACGATGCTACAAAATCAATTGCAATCATCCTGGATGCAATTTGCGGATCTATCAAAGAAGGTTTGGATGACCGTAAAGCAACTTCAACAAAGGATAAAGATGAGGCTCCTGCAGAAGAAGCAGCTGCTAAAGTTGAAGAGACAAAAGAATAA
- the tsf gene encoding translation elongation factor Ts: MAITASDVNKLRQQTGAGMMDCKNALVEANGDFEAAVDILRKKGQKVAAKRGENEASEGLVFAQTSADNKVGVLLTLNCETDFVAKNDTYRNFVQSLVDIAMNNLPATAEELKSLKYDDKLTVEEKITEQVGVIGEKLDLSGYAVVKGDTVVAYNHPGNQLATLVALNKGGESVAEAGRQVAMQVAAMNPIALNKDGVDARTIEREIEVGKELAIQEGKPADMAEKIAQGRLTKFFKENTLLSQEFIRDNKVTVEQFLDSTENGLTVTEFKRFSLS; this comes from the coding sequence ATGGCAATTACTGCGTCAGATGTAAACAAATTACGCCAGCAAACAGGTGCTGGTATGATGGACTGTAAAAATGCATTGGTAGAAGCAAACGGCGATTTCGAAGCTGCTGTAGATATCCTGCGTAAAAAAGGTCAGAAAGTTGCTGCGAAAAGAGGTGAAAACGAAGCTTCAGAAGGGTTGGTTTTCGCTCAAACAAGCGCAGATAACAAAGTGGGTGTATTGTTAACGTTGAACTGTGAAACAGACTTCGTTGCTAAAAACGATACTTACCGCAATTTCGTTCAATCTTTGGTTGATATCGCAATGAACAACCTTCCTGCAACTGCAGAAGAGTTGAAATCATTGAAGTACGACGATAAATTGACTGTTGAGGAGAAAATTACTGAGCAAGTTGGTGTGATCGGTGAAAAATTGGATTTGTCAGGATATGCTGTTGTTAAAGGTGACACTGTTGTTGCTTACAACCACCCTGGAAACCAATTGGCTACTTTGGTTGCTTTGAACAAAGGAGGTGAGTCAGTTGCTGAAGCTGGTCGCCAGGTTGCTATGCAGGTTGCAGCAATGAACCCGATCGCTTTGAACAAGGACGGAGTTGATGCACGTACAATTGAGCGTGAAATCGAAGTTGGTAAAGAGTTGGCAATCCAGGAAGGAAAACCGGCTGATATGGCTGAGAAAATCGCTCAGGGCCGTTTGACTAAATTCTTCAAAGAAAATACTTTGTTAAGCCAGGAGTTCATCCGTGACAACAAAGTAACTGTTGAGCAGTTCCTTGATTCAACTGAAAACGGGTTGACTGTTACTGAATTCAAACGTTTCTCTTTGAGCTAA